In the Archaeoglobus neptunius genome, CATTTGATGAAGTTCGTGGATGAGGGGAAGATAACCAAATGGGCGGTGCCAGACAGATTTGAGATCGTTGACGAGATACCCAAAACCAGTGTTGGAAAGATAGATAAGAAAGTGCTGAGGCAGATGTTTGGTTAAAATACTGGGTTGAGCGGCCTCTCGCCTGACAGAATTCTTTTCACCTCCTCGACAACCATCAGCGACATTCTTTTCCTCGATTCAACGGTGATCCCGGCGATATGTGGGGTGAGGATTACGTTGTCCATTTTAGACATCTCTCTGTAAAGCTCGCTTTCTGGCGGCTCTTCTTCAAAAACATCCAGTGCAGCTCCACTTATTTTACCATTGATGAGCCCCTCATATAGTGCTTTCTCATCGAGAACCCCACCCCGTGCGGCATTTATTATAACAATGCCTTTTTTCATCTTCTCGATCTCTCTTCTTCCAATTATACCCTTCGTTTCAGTTGTCAGCGGAACCTGTATGATGAGGTAGTCAACCATCAAAATTTTTCCGGGAACTTTAAGA is a window encoding:
- a CDS encoding AMP-binding enzyme; translation: HLMKFVDEGKITKWAVPDRFEIVDEIPKTSVGKIDKKVLRQMFG